Proteins co-encoded in one Acidovorax sp. 69 genomic window:
- a CDS encoding DUF4124 domain-containing protein, producing the protein MNPIRYAVCALALGCLAPAWAINKCTDANGKVSFQDALCAGEGEKIEVRPSTRGATPVPPATAPVAEGAFGPTWQRKNYLQTQGIPQARTAIERNQRDCTAQPNTAATAGPLRRGNLPSGNQFVQEGAEKTADDKAACEARTESLREQLRALEREFADL; encoded by the coding sequence ATGAATCCGATCCGCTATGCCGTTTGCGCCCTGGCGCTGGGCTGTCTGGCCCCGGCCTGGGCCATCAACAAATGCACGGACGCCAATGGCAAGGTGTCGTTCCAGGATGCACTCTGCGCGGGTGAGGGGGAGAAGATTGAAGTGCGGCCCTCCACCCGGGGCGCGACGCCTGTGCCGCCTGCCACCGCGCCTGTGGCGGAGGGCGCGTTTGGCCCGACCTGGCAGCGCAAGAACTATCTGCAGACCCAGGGCATCCCCCAGGCGCGCACGGCCATCGAGCGCAACCAGCGCGACTGCACGGCGCAGCCCAACACGGCGGCCACCGCAGGCCCGCTGCGGCGCGGCAATCTGCCATCCGGCAACCAGTTTGTGCAGGAGGGCGCAGAGAAGACCGCTGACGACAAGGCCGCGTGCGAGGCGCGGACCGAATCGCTGCGCGAGCAGTTGCGGGCGCTGGAGCGAGAGTTCGCTGACCTGTAA